The stretch of DNA GAAGTTATAGATTTTTTAAAGAAACAAGTTAAACTGAAAGATACTTGTATCAAAATATTACATCAGAAGATAATTAATCATGCCCTTAAAACTTATGGTGTCCAGATTAAACCTGAAGAAGTTCAAGCGCAAGGAGATCGGTTACGACGACAAAGGCATTTAGAACAAGCCGAAGATACCTTTGCTTGGCTTGCTGAGGAATTAATTACCCCTGAAGATTGGGAAGCAGGAATTTACGATCATTTAGCAGCTCATAAACTTTCTGATCATCTTTTTTCTCAAGCAGTAAAAGATTTTTTTAACCAAAATCAACATAATTTTGAAAAAATATTACTTTATCAAATTATTGTTTCTGATAAAAAATTAGCTTGGGAAATTTTTTATCAAATAGAAGAAGAAGAAATGAGCTTTTATCAAGCTGCTCATTTATATGATATTGATCCTGAGCGTAGAATTCAATGTGGTTATGTCGGTAAGGTTCATCGTTATGACTTAAAACAAAATATAGCAACACTTGTTTTTCAAGCTAAACAGGATACAGTGATCACACCTTTTGCGTCTGAACAAGGATATCATCTGTTTTTAGTTGAAGAATTTATTCCTGCTGAATTAACAGACGAAATTTATCAAATGTTACTGAACCAAATGTTTGAAAATTGGCTTGCAAAAGAACTTGACTATATGCTTTTTAATCAAAATAATTATCAGGCAACTTTATAAATAAAGTTATTCCTTCCTCATTCAAGTCATAAAGGTCGTGCTACAAGAAGCTAATTCAGAAAGAAACCTTATGCAATGGTTGACGGTTTCTTGAAAAAAACATTGCCCCTGAAGCCTTTCAAGATAGATAGATGGGGGCATTGGGACCCAGGGGTAATCCTAAAACGGTCCATAACAAAAACAGGGCGAGCCAACTGACTAAAAACAGCACAGAATAGGGCAACATTAAAGCAATTAAACGCCCGATTCCCAAATCTGGATCATATTGTTGTCCAAAGGCAATAACCACCGGAAAATATGGCATCAGTGGGGTGAGAATATTAGTACTGGAATCACCAATGCGATAAAGGGCTTGAATGGCTTCGGGAGAATACCCCACCAACACTAGCATCGGTACAAAAACTGGGGCTAAAACTGCCCATTTTGCTGAAGCGGAACCAATAAATAAATTTAAGAAAACGCTGAAAGCGACAAACAAGAATAAGGCAGGTAATCCTTGAATGCTGGTGGCTTCTAAAAACTGGGCTCCACTAATGGCAAAAATCAAGCCTAAATTACTCCAGTCAAAATAGGCAACAAACTGAGCGGCAATAAAGGCAAGTACGAGATAATATCCCATGGAACTCATGGCTGTTGACATGGCACTGGCAACATCTCGATCTG from Cyanobacteria bacterium GSL.Bin1 encodes:
- a CDS encoding peptidylprolyl isomerase, with the translated sequence MVEFSGQVIETDEVIDFLKKQVKLKDTCIKILHQKIINHALKTYGVQIKPEEVQAQGDRLRRQRHLEQAEDTFAWLAEELITPEDWEAGIYDHLAAHKLSDHLFSQAVKDFFNQNQHNFEKILLYQIIVSDKKLAWEIFYQIEEEEMSFYQAAHLYDIDPERRIQCGYVGKVHRYDLKQNIATLVFQAKQDTVITPFASEQGYHLFLVEEFIPAELTDEIYQMLLNQMFENWLAKELDYMLFNQNNYQATL